The DNA segment TCAAATATTGGTTTTGTTCTTGTTTGTAATTTTCTTTATCTAAAAACTAGAAACAAAAAACTAAAAACTCAATTAGAAGATATTCCAAGAATATCTTCTAATTGTAAAGATGACAGGCAACAAAATAACCCGGACTTATCTCCTTTAATAGTGGCTCTTCTAACCTACAAATATCCATTACCTTCGGACAACGGGTATGAAAGCGGCAACCAGCAGGTGGATTAACAGGACTGGGAACATCGCCCATTAATATATCATGTTTTTTTCTCTGTCTTGGATCTGGAATCGGTATTGCAGATAGTAAAGCCTGAGTGTAAGGATGTTTAGGATTGCTGAAAAGAGATTTCTTGTCAGCCATTTCCATTATTTTACCCAGATACATTACGGCTACTCTGTCACAGATATGTTTCACTACACTTAAATCATGAGCAACAAATAATAATGTTAATCCAAATTCTTCCTGTAATTCTTTCAGAAGATTAATTATCTGGGCTTGTATTGATACATCCAGGGCTGAAACTGATTCATCTGCAACAATAAATTCAGGATTAGTAGCCAATGCCCTGGCAATGCCTATTCGCTGGCGTTGTCCCCCGCTGAATTCATGGGGGTATCGATTGATTTGATCAGAAGACAACCCAACCTTTTCCATTAATTCAATAACCTTTTCTTCTCTTTCCCTGGGAGAACTAATATTATGTACTTCCAAAGGTTCTGCTATGGCCTTTCCAATCCTCATCCTGGGATCAAG comes from the Atribacterota bacterium genome and includes:
- a CDS encoding ABC transporter ATP-binding protein — encoded protein: MKKLIEVKDLKKWFYVGKNGAGKRKALRAVDGVSFFINNREVMGLVGESGCGKTTCGKMLLRIIDPTSGSIFFDNEEITNLDKRRMQRFRRRMMIIYQDPFGSLDPRMRIGKAIAEPLEVHNISSPREREEKVIELMEKVGLSSDQINRYPHEFSGGQRQRIGIARALATNPEFIVADESVSALDVSIQAQIINLLKELQEEFGLTLLFVAHDLSVVKHICDRVAVMYLGKIMEMADKKSLFSNPKHPYTQALLSAIPIPDPRQRKKHDILMGDVPSPVNPPAGCRFHTRCPKVMDICRLEEPLLKEISPGYFVACHLYN